The Cyclobacterium amurskyense genome contains the following window.
ACCGTAGGAAGTTATGCCATTATTCGCCCTACCAACTTATATGGGGGAGAGTTAGGTGTTGGATTAAAGGTAGGGAACAATTCAAGCATAGGGCCCTATGCATATATTGGCTGTTCCGGATTTATAGAGATAGGAGATAATGTAATGATGTCCCCTAGGGTAAGTATTTATGCTGAGAATCATATTTTTGATGACAGAGAAAGGCCAATGATAGATCAGGGTGTAAAGCGTTCTTTTGTTAAAATTGAGGATGATTGCTGGATTGCTTCCAATGCAGTGATTTTGTCAGGGGTTACCATCGGCAGAGGTTCTGTCGTGGCTGCAGGAAGTATAGTAACCAAGGATGTACCACCATACAGTGTAGTGGGAGGAAATCCTGCCAAACTTATTAAGTCAAGGTGAAGTTAAAATAGTAAGTAGTTGGATTTTGGTTTTTGAGATTTCAAGAGAATCAAGTGTAGAAGAATAAAATTAAATTTTTTGCGCAAAAAAGTTGTCACAAGAAAAACAAAGGTTGGAAGATTAGGTATAGCCATTTGGTACTAATGGGATTACATTATAGGAATATTTTGAGTTAATCCCGAAAGTAAATGATTAGCCTTTCTTGGTTTTACCTAACCAGAATCAGAAGTACATAAATGAAAAGTAAATCGCAAGAAAAGAAGGTTATGATGCTGCATGGGTCATCTGATCTTTACGGAGCCAGCAAAATATTTTTATTAACAGCCGAGATCTTAAATAAAAATGGGATGTCCGTTATAGTGATTTTATCAGAGGAGGGCCCTCTTGCTGATGGGTTAATAGCACTAGGAATAAGAGTGGAATTTGTTAGATTGGGAATTATTAGGCGTAAGTATTTTAACGTCAGTGGTTTATTTAACAGATTTAAGGTTACTTTTGATGCGTACAAAAGGCTGGCTACTTTAGCGGAAAAGGAAAATATAACACATGTTTATTCAAATACCGCAGCGGTTTGGGTAGGAGCTTTACTTTCTAAGGTAAAAGGATATCACCATATATGGCATCTTCATGAGATCATTGTACAGCCAAAACTCTTTGCCCTATGGATGGGAAAGATGGTTCAGTATAATGCAGACAAGGTAATAGTCGTTTCTGAAGCCGTAAAAACGCATTGGGGAAAATATGTGAGTGCAAATAAACTGCATTTGGTTTATAATGGGATAGATTATAATCCTTACATTTGCAAATCTATAGGTTTGCGTGAAGAACTAAATATCCCAAAAGAGGCAATAGTAATCGGTATGATAGGCCGAGTGAACAGTTGGAAGGGTCAAGAATACTTTTTAGAAATTTCGGAAGAATTAAATAAAAAGTTTTTAAATTTATATTTTCTTTTAGTAGGAGACGCATTTCCCGGTGAGGAGCACTTGTTTGAAGGGTTAGAACAAAGGATTTTGGAAAAAAAATTTAGAGATAGAATTTATAATTTAGGTTTTAGAAAAGATATATCCCATGTTTTAGCTACTATGGATATTTTTATTCTTCCATCCTTATTACCTGATCCATTCCCAACAGTAATATTAGAAGCGATGGCTGCAACAAAGCCGGTGGTAGCTACAGCCCAAGGGGGAGCCTTGGAAATGATAGAGCATGGAAAAACCGGATACCATATACCTTTGAATGAAGCGCCTGAGGCAGCGGCCATTATTGGTGAACTAATAAAAGACAAAAGCCAGATAAACAAATTGGGTAAAGAGGCTAAAAAAAGCGTTTTAGAAAATTTTTCTTTGCCTAAATATGGACAGAAGATTTTGAATATTTTTTTCTTGAGTAGTAAATAGATACAGTATGTCAAAAAACAACAAGCCGTTGCATGTTGCCATAGTAGGTACAAGGGGTTATCCTTATGTTTACGGGGGTTATGAAACTTTTGTAAAAGAAATGGGTGAGCGGTTGGTGCAGAGAGGAATAGAAGTTACAGTTTATTGTCATGCTCCATTGTTTGAAAAACAACCAAAAAAGGTTAATGGAATCAATCTGGTGTACATACCATGCGTTGAAACCAAGTCTTTGAGCCAGTTAACCAATTCCTTACTTTCAATGATTCATGTCTGTTTTTCAAAAGTAGACGTGGTTTTTGTAGTTAATAGTGCCAATGGACCTTTTGGTATACTCACCAAGTTATTCGGTAAGCCATCTACTATCAATGTGGATGGATTAGAATGGTTGAGGCCAAAGTGGAAAGGATTAGGAGCTCGCTATTATTTATTTGCTTCGAGACTTGCTACTAAGCTATATGATCAATTGATCACCGATTCAGATGAAATGGAAAAAATTTATCTGGAAAAATTCAATGCACCTTCCAAGATGATAGCCTATGGGGCCAACCCGAAACTATCCTCCGACAGTACATTGATTGAAGAGTGGAATCTTCAAAAAGAATCCTACTTTTTAATCGTTGGAAGACTTATCCCCGACAATAATGCCGATTTGATTGTTGAAGGTTTTGTTAAGTCAAAATCCAAAAGGAAATTGGTGATTGTAGGTGATGTCCCTTACCACGATAAGTTTGCCCAAAGAATGAAACAGGTGGACGACAAAAGGTTGATTTTTACAGGTTATGTTAGAGATCAAGAGCAGTTGGCTTCCTTGTATCACAATTGTTACGCCTATTTTCATGGGCATGAATATGGCGGAACAAATCCAGCAATGTTGAAAGCCTTGGGCTTTGGTTGTGCGATTCTTGCCTTAAATACCCGATTTAACCAAGAAATGCTTCAAAAAGGCAAGTATGGTTGGTATTTTGAGAAAAATGTAGAATCAGTTGTGGATATTACAGATAGGGCGGAAAAATCGCCAGAGAAAATGGAGAAGCTAAGAGAACATTCAAGGGAAGGACTGACAGATAAGTACAATTGGGATGTTGTGACGGATGAATATGAAGCCTTATTTAAGACTTTATGTAAACGGAAGATTAAAGAAAACCTGGTTGAAATTAATTATTAAAAAAGCATTTATTTAATATAACATTTAACCTGTTATAACCTTAATAGGCTATTCAAGGCCTATTAGGGTTCAAATATTACCGGATTTATTCCGGTTTTTTTTTGTTCATTTATCGATAGGGGTGTTCTATAACCCCATTAGGGAGTAGTACCCGGAGGCTTGTGGGGCTCGGAAAAAGGTTGAAAAGAAATTTATGAATAGTCTTGGCTAAAGTAGGCTAATCATAATTCAATAAATGGCTGGAATTACCCCAAAAAGTGGCCATTTTTGCAGTACTTTTGTGTTGAACTGTTCGATTTTAGTAATTTCGGTTTTATACCGTTTGAAAATAATAATTGGATGCTTTGATTTAATGTTAATGATTTTTAATTGAAACACTTTCATGGCAAAACGCTTTTATAAATATTTCCCCTCACTGTTTATTTCAGTGGAGCTTTTGGTGATGTTTATTGTACTTGGACTGTTGATAATTTTAAGTGCTCAAAGTGATTCCTATTCTCAAAATTCCCTTTTGGATGTAGGTTTGTTCGGTTTGGTTTGGCTGGGAATTGTTTTGGTTAGAAAGGATTATAAGTTATCCCGAACTTCGGTGTATTGGGATACCCTCAAGCAATTTCTGGTCTCTTATGTTTGGGCAATTTTAATATTTTTTATCCTGAGAGAACATTTGTCCTCATTTTACACCTTTACTTTAAATTTTTATTTGTTTCCAGCAGCACTCTCAATGCTAATGTTTTTTAGGATAGGAGTTCATATGGCCTTGCGAAGGTATAGAATGAGCGGAAGGAATTATCGCAAAGCTGTGATTTTAGGTAAAGATGAATGGGGTAGCCAACTGGCCCGAACCTTGGAGAAAAACAAAGCTTTTGGCATCAAATTCTTGGGCTTTTTTGATGATGAGGTTAAGGGAGAAAATGTACTTGGAAACTTTGATCGTTTTTTTAGTTTGTATGGAATAGGGTCTTTGGATTTGGTTTACCTTAGTCAAAAGATGCCGAGTAAGTTAATCCAGCAAATAGTTGATTTTGCTGATGAAAACCATTTTAAGGTAAAAATCATACCAGGGCCAGCATTACAATGGAATAAAAAAATGAGCTTTAGCAACTATGGTTCTTTTGTAGTTGTAAACTTAAATGAAATCCCTTTGGATAGGTTGGGCAATCAATTTTTCAAACGCTTCTTTGATGTTTTGTTTTCGATAGTTGTGATCTTATTTGTCTTTAGTTGGTTGATGCCTATTATTGCCCTATTGATCAAGCTTGAATCCAAGGGGCCGGTTTTTTTCTATCAAAAAAGGACGGGAGTAAACAATAAGGTTTTTACTTGTATCAAATTCAGGACAATGAAAGAAAACCCTTGGTCAGACACCTTACAAGCTTCTAAAAATGACCCAAGAGTAACCAAAGTGGGGAAATTGTTGAGGCGATTCTCCTTGGATGAACTGCCTCAATTTATCAATGTCCTTAAAAATGAAATGTCTGTAGTAGGCCCAAGACCACACACTGTTCCTATGAATGAAGTTTTTGAGAAACGATTGGAAAAATACAATAATAGACATTGTATAAAACCAGGGATTACTGGTCTGGCACAAGTGTTAGGCTATCGCGGAGAGATCTCTAGCCATTGGCAAATAAGGTCAAGAGTTAAGCTAGATTATTTTTATGTCCGTAACTGGTCTTTTTTCCTTGACATTAAGATTGTCATAAAAACCATGAATCAAATGCTAAGCTCAGGAGAAGGTGTCTATTAAGAGGGGGTTAGAATTGAAGTCTAGGAACAATGCCTCTTTTTTTACCTTTTCCATGAGGTGTATGGGTTAGGGCAAGGATGGCTTCATTTTTTAATTGGGTTAATTAACTGAATCCGCCAATAATTCTGCTTGGTTCCACTCCATAGACAAAAGCCCTTCTATCAGATGAAGGGCTTTTGTCTATTTCGGGTTTAGGGATTTTTGTAAGGTTTAACCAATATGCAATAGACATTCTATTACGTGCTGAAATCGCTTTAAAATCAGCCACTTCGTTGCTGTTTTCAATTTCACCATAGCGGTGCTATGCTAAAATCTCCAAACAGTCTGATTTTCTTGCGATTGCAACACTTCCCGTAAACACGGGACAGGCTTCACCCCTGACATTGTCAGGACGGAGAAATCCTATTACATAATCAGGGTTTAATTTTTTATCAGATTCTGAATAGCGCTTCTAGAAAACCCATGTTCTCTCCTTTCTCTTTCATTACCAGCATAGGGATGTCATGGTTGCTGTTTACTAGTTTTTCGGCAACGCTTCCCAGTAATACCGCTGCAGACCTAGATCTTCCTCTACTTCCTACTATCAATAAATCTGTTTTAATAGAGTGGGCAAAGTCCATAATATTATCGGCCTCATCTTTTTTATCATGAAGGATAAATGTGCACAATAAGTCCGGGAGATCATTTTCTTCCAAGAAGGCTTTAAAATCTTTTTTAGCATTCTCCAGCATAATGGTAGCAAACTCCTCGAAGGTTTTACCCGTTTTGCTATAGCCACTAGGTACTGTATACATGTGGCAGCATTGTAAGGTAGCATTGGTTTTTTTACTTATTTCTAAGGCTAATAAAATGCTGACTTTTGAATGCTTTGAGAAGTCTATAGGGAGCAGAATATTGTTTATCTGCCCTGTTGGTGGAGTCTCTGGAAGTAAGAGTACTGGTCTTGGGTATTTTTGGGACAAGTTTTTAACCAAGGAGTCAGAAGGGGTTTTTCCCTTTTTTCTACCCATAATTAAAAGGTCTGTCTCTTTGATGTTGCACCAGCGAAGCATGCTTTCTTGGGGATTCCCTTCTTTTACGATGATTTCAAAATCGAAATCTAATTCAGGCTTGGTTTTTTCAATTTCATATTGAATTTGGCTTTCAATGGTTTCATCTAACGGCGCTAATAAATCCGGATAAGCAGATGTTACCTCATTGGGTAGTATTAAACTCTTCGAAAAATGAATAAAATATACTTTTTCTATATCCAAAATAGGGACAAATATCTTTATGTTAGAGATCAATATCTCATCTAAATGAGATAAGTCTAACCCTACCATGACTTTCTTGAATTGCTTCATTGATCTTACCTTTAAATCAGTTTTGCGTTTGAATTGTGAATATGGTAAAATTTTATGAATTTAACTTTTTGATAGCTTCTTTGAAAGAAGTTTTTATTCAAATACTAAAAATAATGCCAAATTGACTGATTCACTAAGATCAAATCATTTAGCTAAATTATTGTCATGCCAAAAGTAATGGGGAAATATTTCCTTGCCATTGTACCCGATGAACCAATAAAGGGAGCGATTACAAGTTTGAAGGAGGGTTTACAAGCATCTTTTGGAATCAAGTACGCCCTTAAGTCGCCTCCGCATATTACATTGAAGATGCCATTTGTCCACAATGAAAATAAGGAAAAAGAGCTTCTGCAAACATTAGGGAGGTTTTTTCTAAAGGAGAAAAGTTTTTCTTTGTCGCTGGGAGGGATAGGGGCATTTGGGAATAGGGTAGTCTTTATGAAGGTAAAGTATCCTCCTGAACTTAAGCATTGTCAAGAGCGCCTTAGGGATTTTACAAAAACTGTCCTAAAAAAGAACATTGAGTTAAGTGATGCCAATTATCATCCACATATGACATTGGCTTTCAGAGATTTTAAAAAGGATCAATTTGAGCCTGTGATAGAGTACTTGAAAATGAATAATATAAGGTACCAGTTCATGGTTAGTCAGGTGGCTTTGTTAAAGAAGGTTGATGGGTATTGGGTAGTTTTAGAGTACATTAAGTTGTCCTCCTGAGCATTAATAATTGAGGATGAGGGAGCTTGCATTAGGTAAGGGAGCGTTCCCATTTATTACTTATCGAATTATTTTCAAATTTTTTTAAAAATAATAAAATTCTGTATTTGGGTTGATTACTTCTATATAATACTGAAAAAAGATTTTACATTTTTTTATCGATATACAATTTCATAGAATATGTTTTATTAAAAATAAAATAACCATATAATATTTCGTTAAATATTATAATTTAGAATGATAATTAATTTACATGAACGGGGAAAATAATGTTTTAATAAAAAATATTATATTTGTACATTTTAAAATTATAAAAAAATAGAATATTAACTGAATAGTAACAAGTAAATAATATTATTCAATTATTTTTTTCAGATTCAAAAAAGTAAATTTTTATTTCGTCTAATTCCACAAAATATTTTGGTTTTAATATTGCATTATCAGTTATATATCATTTTGTTTTTATAAATAAATTGATGGATTTTTGCATTATAAACATTGTTAAAAAACCTTAATCTATTATTAACTATGAAGCGAGTTTTACTTAGCTTAACATTTTCCATGTTAGCGGTAATCTCTTTAATGGCCCAGAGTAGGGTGGTATCGGGAACGATTACCTCTGAAGATGAGCCAAATGGGATACCTGGAGTGAATGTGAGTGTTAAAGGAACGATGGTTGGAACCATTTCAGATATAGATGGTACCTATACCTTGACGATTCCTGAAGGATCAAATGTATTGTCATTTAGTTTTGTTGGGTTTATGACTCAAGAAAGAGTAATTGACAATCAAAGCCAAATTGATGTGTTTTTAGAGCCTGATGTAAAAACATTAGGGGAAGTAGTTGTGGTCGGATATGGTACCCAATCCGCTAAAATGTCTGTTCAAAGTATTTCTAGTTTGGACAATTCTCAAATAGAAAGAATGCCAATTTTTACTGCTCAAGAAGCCTTACAAGGGCAGGCAGCAGGTGTACAGTTGACTGGTACTTCTGGTGTAGGTGGTGCGCAGCAAAACATAAGAATCAGAGGGGTTGCCTCCTTGACGGCTGGAGGTTCACCACTATTTGTAGTGGATGGAGTGCCTTTGAATGATGGCAGTAGTGGAGATTATGGTAATGAATCAGGGGCTGTTGCGCTTAATCCTTTAATGGAGCTTAACCCAAATGAAATTCAGTCTATTTCTGTATTGAAAGATGCATCCGCAGTAGCAATTTATGGTTCTAGAGGTGCGAATGGCGTCATTCTTATCGAAACCAAAAAAGGAAAAAGTGGCGCCTCAAGGATCAATGTGGACTTTTATAGAGGGGTGCAAAACCCAACTACACTTAGGCCTTATATGTCTTTACAGCAATACAATCAGTATAGAGCTGATAGATCTGCAAATCCTGTAAGTAGTTTTCCTCAAACAGGTTTTGATTGGCCAGAAGCTGTTATTGAGCAGGGAAAAATTTCTAATCTGAATGTTAGTGCATCAGGAGGAAGTGACAATACTACCTACTTTATTTCAGGTACTTACTTTATGCAGGATACTTACGCTTTAGGAAACGAACTGGATAGGTTTAACGGAAGGTTAAACATGACACATAAGTTTTCTGATAAAGCAAGATTTGGAGCCAATGTAGGTTTAGCAAAAACTTACAATGATAGAATTAATTCGGACAATAGTACTTTTGCTCCTTTAACTTCTGCCTTTCTACATTTGCCATACAATAAGCCATTTGATGAAAATGGCAATTATACAAGACTAGGTTTTGTCCCTAACTTATTGGCACTTGCTGATTTGGCTCAAACGGACTACATCACGCGTAGAACAACAGCCAATACTTATTTTGAATTTGATATTCTTCCTGACTTGACTTTCAAAACGGATTGGGGAATTGATCAGATTCAAACAGAAGAAACCATGCGCTATCCAGATATCATTGAACCTACTGGTCAAGGATATAAAAGGATAATTCAAGATTACAAATGGTTGAGTACAAATACCTTGAACTACCAAAAATATTTTGGTAATGACCATTATTTAGGAGCGCTTTTAGGTTATTCTTATGAGCAATCAGATTTTGCGAGTATGACTGTAGAAGGTTCAGGTTTTGTGAGTGATAAATTGCCTAATGTGGCTTCTGCAGCAACACCTACTATTACAAGTGCAACTGGTACTGGATGGAAACTTGCTTCTTACTTTGCAAGGGTAAACTACCGATATAAAGACAAATTGTTATTTGAAGGAAGTGCAAGAAGAGATGGCTCATCAAGATTTGGGATGGACAATCGTTATGGTAACTTCTGGGCTTTATCCGGTGGATGGGTTCTTTCAGAGGAGAAGTTTTTGCAAAACAATAGCTTCTTGGATTTCCTTAAAGTCAACGCAAGTTATGGTACTGCAGGAAATGACAGGGTAGATAATTTCGCGTCCTTAGGCCTGTACCAGGCAGGAAGTTTAGGTGATTATGGTGGTAGTCCGGGTATTTACCCAAGCCAGCCAGCCAATCCGACTTTAGGATGGGAGGAATCTGCACAGTTTGATTTTACTTTGTATGCTACTATGTTCAATAGTAAACTTGACGTAGAAGCTTCAGTGTGGAACAAACGTACTACAGGTTTATTATTAGATGTACCTATCCCTTATACTACAGGATACACAAGTTATGCGCAAAATGCAGGTACTATGCGTAACCGAGGAATAGATTTAATGATAAACTCTTTGAATGTTCAGTCATCAGGGTTTGAGTGGAGAACGATTTTGAACGTAGGCTTCCTTGAGAATGAAGTGCTTGACCTTCCTGGAGCATCTGAGGATAGTGAAGGTAGAAAATTTGTTCAAGGATCATCTAGTCAAAGAGCCATTGAAGGGTACTCTGTTAACACTTTTTACCTAGTGAGGTATAGTGGGATTAATCCTGAAACAGGCGAAGCTGAGTGGTTAAATGCAGACAATGAACCTACGACTACATACAGTACCAATAACAGAGAAATTATTGGATCTGCTATTCCAAGAATTTCAGGTGGTTTGACCAATTCCCTGTCTTATAAAGGGCTTGAGCTTTCTGCTCTCTTTACTTTTACTGAGGGAAACTACATTATGTTTGATGACCTTAGGTTCTTGTATAATCCAAACAACCTGAACTCGTTTAACCTTGATCCTCAATTGTTGAATTATTGGACAGAGGACAATAGGAATAGCTTTGCTCCTAGATTAGACGGTGATACGCAGTCTAATTTTGGTCAAAGGTCAACCATTCACTTAAGAAAGGGGGATCATATTCGACTTAGAAATCTGTCACTTACCTATAATATTCCAGCTAATATTCTGGAAAGAACAAAGGTGTTAAGAAGCGCTCGAATTTATGGGATGATGCAAAACATGCTTACTTTCTCAAGTCTTGAGGATGGCTTAGAGCCTGAAATTAGCGGTAACGGTAGTGACAACCAAATCCAAGGAGAATCCTTCTTTACTCCTGCTCAGGCTAAATCATTTACTTTGGGTGTTTCATTAGGATTCTAAAAAAGCTTAACAATGAAAAATTTAAAAACATTATTATTTATAGGATTGTTGGGAAGCCTTTTCTCTTGTGAAGATTTAGAGATTGATCCCCAGCAGTCGCTTTCGACAGAACTCGCTTTTGCTGACAAACAAGCAGTAGAAGGGTCACTTCTTGGCGTGTATTCTTTGACCCAGGAATGGGAGGTATTTGGCTCTTTGCCACAAGTAATTGCAGACTTTCAATCTGATAACGTGAAATTCATAGGCTCTTTTCCTACGCTTCAGGAAATCAGTATCTATACTACCCAAGCGGACAATGTTTCGATCAGGGATTTATGGAAAGCGCATTACCGTGCAATTTTAGCAGCAAATGCAGTTGTTGCCTTTACCCCTGATTCACCAGATGAATCCTTGACAACAGAAGAAAGAAATCAGTATGTTGCTGAAGCAAAATTCATGCGTTCCTTATTGATGTTTCAATTGGTTAATCTTTTTGCTCAGCCGATAAATGTAGGTGGGGAAGATGCCTTGGGTGTTCCGATTGTTACGGATGCGTTTTCGGGAGAAATTGTTGCTTATCCTAGAAATACGGTAGGAGAGGTCCATGATTTCATTATCAATGAACTCGAAGGTATCGTTGCAGATTTGCCTGAATCTTACGAAAGCTCTGCCTTCACTAGAGGAAGGGCCACTAAAGGTGCTGCAAATGCTTTGCTTTCAAGAATTCACCTTTATAGAGGAGAGTGGCAGTTGGCTGCGGAAAAAGCCAAAGCAGTTTTAGACGCTGATGCAGTTTATGGGCTTGCTTCCAATTATAGTTTTTGGGGAGAAAACAACAGTGAATATGTGTTTTCAATTCAAAACTCTGAGATTGATAACGGAAGAACTGGCTCAGGGGGTTGGGGCTCCTATTATAACTCTGCTGAAGATGGTGGAAGGGGAGATACGCCGTTTTCTGATTATCTAATAGCGGCTTATTCTGATAATGACAAGCGGATTACCAATCTTTCAAAAGAGAACGTAAATGCGGAGGGAGTTTCTTTATTGTATACTACAAAGTTCCCTGATGTAGTTACTCATTCTGATAACTCTCCGATTATAAGGACTACGGAAGTAGTGCTAAACAGAGCCGAGGCATTGGCCCAACTTGATGGTATCAACAATGAATCTTTAGACTTGATCAACGAATTGAGAGAGAGAGCTGGACTTGATGCGTTAAATGCTAGTGACTTCGCAGACAAAGAAGCTTTTATTGCTCAAATTCTTGAGGAAAGAAGAAAAGAATTGGCTTTTGAAGGGCATAGGAGAATGGATCTGCTTAGGAACAATCTACCACTTAGACCTGAGAGTGATACCTACTTTGACGATTCTAAGCCTGGACAAAATAGAACCATACTTCCAATTCCTCAAAGAGAATTAGACATTAACACAGGTTTGATTCAAAATCCTGGTTACGAATAAGTTTATTAATTGAATCTAGGCTATCCAATAGAGGTTGAAATACTTGTTCTCGGTCGGGTATTTATTGTTCCAATAATTAGATAGTTTATTGCCTATTAGGATTGAAATGGCCACTCTCATTAATTGGGGGTGGCTTTTTTCTTTATTTTGAATGAATTAATTCGTTTGCGGCCTTTCAGTAATCTTAGTCCAGTTTAAGCGTGCCACTAAGTTTGTCCTTTCTAGTGATAAGGCTTTTGGGTTGCCGATTTTTGTAAAAATTCACAATGTTTTGCTGGGTGGGAAAGTCATCTATGAGAATAGAGTTATGAATATTGATCTCTAAAGGATCTGGTATTTTTTCTGATTCCATATAAAACCAAGCAGCATCTTCTTCTATTTCATAGCCCAGATAGGTGAGTTTAACTTTCTTTCCATTGACCTCCAGCTTGTTGTTGCTTAGAATATATTCCTTAATCAAGCTTTCTAATTTTTTTGAATCCGCTGGTTTAAGGAAATTCACCTGGTCTCCGGATGCAATAGTCAATGCTTCTTCCATGTCATTCCAAAATATCTTTTGAGCGATTTCTATTTTCTGTCGCTCTTCGTTGTAGTACATGTCTGTCAGGCTAATATAGAAAGGATGTGTTTCCAACCCACCAGACATTAGGAATAAGATTAATTGAATTACGAGCATTAAAGGAGTAGTTTTTGTAATATCTGCGAATTATGCGTTAATATTACAACAAAATTTTAAAACCTAAAGTAAATTAATCAGCTTATTCTATGAACCAATTTCAGTTGTATTTTAATCTTGGTATCCAGCAT
Protein-coding sequences here:
- a CDS encoding DUF6702 family protein — encoded protein: MLVIQLILFLMSGGLETHPFYISLTDMYYNEERQKIEIAQKIFWNDMEEALTIASGDQVNFLKPADSKKLESLIKEYILSNNKLEVNGKKVKLTYLGYEIEEDAAWFYMESEKIPDPLEINIHNSILIDDFPTQQNIVNFYKNRQPKSLITRKDKLSGTLKLD
- a CDS encoding RagB/SusD family nutrient uptake outer membrane protein, which gives rise to MKNLKTLLFIGLLGSLFSCEDLEIDPQQSLSTELAFADKQAVEGSLLGVYSLTQEWEVFGSLPQVIADFQSDNVKFIGSFPTLQEISIYTTQADNVSIRDLWKAHYRAILAANAVVAFTPDSPDESLTTEERNQYVAEAKFMRSLLMFQLVNLFAQPINVGGEDALGVPIVTDAFSGEIVAYPRNTVGEVHDFIINELEGIVADLPESYESSAFTRGRATKGAANALLSRIHLYRGEWQLAAEKAKAVLDADAVYGLASNYSFWGENNSEYVFSIQNSEIDNGRTGSGGWGSYYNSAEDGGRGDTPFSDYLIAAYSDNDKRITNLSKENVNAEGVSLLYTTKFPDVVTHSDNSPIIRTTEVVLNRAEALAQLDGINNESLDLINELRERAGLDALNASDFADKEAFIAQILEERRKELAFEGHRRMDLLRNNLPLRPESDTYFDDSKPGQNRTILPIPQRELDINTGLIQNPGYE